Proteins co-encoded in one Dyadobacter sp. CECT 9275 genomic window:
- a CDS encoding glutamate synthase subunit beta, translating into MGKPTGFLEFERELPKKRPVEERLHDYKEIEAAPTDSHSKQQAARCMDCGIPFCHNGCPLGNIIPEFNDAVYDENWGLAYEILTSTNNFPEFTGRICPAPCEASCVLGINKPPVAIEFIEKSIIEKAFELNLVKPKLPKKRTGKKIAVVGSGPAGLAASNQLNQAGHTVVLIERADKIGGLLRYGIPDFKLDKRVIDRRLEVMQQEGVEFRTGVNVGVDIKADELLNDFDAVVLTMGSTVPRDVKIEGRHLKGVHFAMEFLSQQNKRVAGIEPVVDHRGAKYINGQIIAKDKNVVVIGGGDTGSDCVGTSGRHGARSVTQIELMPIPPKERDASTPWPNWPMMLRTSTSHEEGCDRHWSINTKEFIGDENGNLKALKIVDLDWQKDPETGRMQMKEVPESERNIPCELAFLAAGFLHPQQEGLLTDLGVEFDDRGNIKANGYQSTSNEKIFAAGDCRRGQSLVVWAISEGREAARAVDEYLMGESFLEAKAVSMLNPIFAHA; encoded by the coding sequence ATGGGAAAACCAACCGGATTTTTAGAGTTTGAACGGGAATTACCTAAAAAGCGTCCAGTAGAGGAACGCCTTCATGACTACAAGGAAATAGAAGCTGCTCCAACCGACTCTCACTCAAAACAACAGGCTGCCCGATGCATGGATTGTGGTATACCATTTTGCCACAATGGTTGTCCGCTGGGCAATATCATCCCTGAGTTTAACGATGCGGTATATGATGAGAACTGGGGACTGGCTTATGAAATTCTGACATCAACCAATAATTTCCCTGAGTTTACGGGCCGTATTTGTCCCGCACCCTGTGAGGCTTCCTGTGTCCTGGGAATTAATAAACCTCCGGTTGCCATTGAATTCATAGAGAAATCTATCATAGAAAAGGCGTTTGAACTGAATCTTGTAAAACCTAAGCTCCCTAAGAAACGTACCGGTAAAAAAATCGCAGTTGTTGGGTCAGGACCTGCCGGGTTGGCAGCTTCAAATCAGCTTAACCAGGCAGGACATACGGTGGTGCTGATTGAAAGAGCAGATAAAATTGGCGGCCTTCTACGTTACGGTATCCCTGATTTTAAACTGGATAAAAGAGTAATTGATCGCCGCCTGGAGGTGATGCAGCAGGAAGGTGTGGAGTTCCGTACCGGCGTAAACGTTGGCGTGGATATCAAAGCAGATGAACTGCTGAATGATTTTGACGCAGTGGTGCTTACCATGGGTTCCACCGTTCCGAGGGATGTAAAGATCGAGGGCAGACACCTTAAAGGGGTTCATTTTGCAATGGAGTTTTTAAGCCAGCAAAATAAACGGGTAGCCGGCATTGAACCCGTTGTAGACCACAGGGGAGCAAAATATATTAATGGCCAGATCATTGCGAAAGATAAAAATGTGGTGGTGATCGGAGGCGGTGATACGGGCTCCGACTGTGTGGGTACTTCCGGAAGGCACGGAGCGCGCTCCGTAACGCAGATCGAGCTGATGCCGATACCCCCCAAAGAAAGAGATGCCAGTACACCATGGCCCAATTGGCCCATGATGTTGCGTACCTCTACTTCTCATGAAGAGGGCTGCGACAGACACTGGTCCATCAATACCAAAGAGTTCATCGGCGATGAAAACGGGAATCTGAAGGCATTAAAAATTGTGGATCTGGACTGGCAGAAAGATCCGGAAACGGGACGTATGCAAATGAAAGAGGTGCCAGAAAGTGAACGTAACATCCCTTGTGAACTGGCTTTCCTGGCAGCCGGATTTTTACACCCCCAGCAGGAAGGACTGCTGACTGACCTGGGCGTAGAATTTGACGACCGCGGAAATATAAAAGCAAACGGGTACCAGTCAACCTCCAACGAAAAGATTTTTGCTGCGGGTGACTGCCGCCGGGGCCAATCGCTGGTGGTATGGGCCATCAGTGAGGGAAGAGAAGCGGCAAGGGCTGTGGACGAATACCTCATGGGAGAATCATTCCTGGAAGCAAAGGCGGTTTCCATGCTGAACCCCATTTTTGCCCACGCATAA
- a CDS encoding anti-anti-sigma factor, with protein sequence MDYKIEKKEQFAYIDLEEAAFAKEVPASFEETARSLFREGYHSLIVNMQVTKSIDAGGTTVLKKVNRLCANDLGLLVVVTRDDDFIDTLEALKIPDLNILPTKEEAIDAVFMHNLENEFGAGDDDYDDEDYEGVSESSEP encoded by the coding sequence ATGGATTACAAAATCGAAAAAAAGGAACAATTCGCATACATTGATTTGGAAGAGGCGGCATTTGCGAAAGAAGTCCCTGCCTCTTTTGAAGAAACTGCCCGGTCTCTTTTTCGTGAAGGTTATCACAGCCTCATAGTGAATATGCAGGTTACGAAGTCAATTGACGCAGGCGGCACTACGGTATTGAAAAAGGTAAATCGCCTTTGCGCAAATGACCTGGGATTATTGGTGGTGGTAACCCGTGACGATGATTTTATTGATACGCTGGAGGCATTAAAAATTCCCGATCTGAACATCCTTCCCACCAAAGAGGAAGCAATAGACGCTGTTTTTATGCATAACCTTGAAAATGAATTCGGTGCGGGGGATGATGATTATGATGATGAAGACTATGAAGGCGTGAGCGAATCATCCGAACCCTGA
- a CDS encoding phosphoribosylaminoimidazolesuccinocarboxamide synthase: protein MKSIAATKFEFPGQTGFYKGKVRDVYSFEKKLVMIATDRISAFDVILPRAIPYKGQVLNQIAAHFLNATRDIVPNWLEEVPDPNVSIGVKCDAFAVEMVVRGYLAGHAWREYSAGKRMLCGVALPDGLRENDKLPSPIITPTTKAHEGHDEDISREAILANGLVGEEDYEHLERYSLALFARGTEMAADQGLILVDTKYEFGKRDGVIYLIDEIHTPDSSRYFYQDIYAENQALGRSQKQLSKEFVREWLIQNGFQGRDGQQVPEMTDEKVQEISDRYIELFEKVTGNKFQKNKLDNPVERIEKAILATL, encoded by the coding sequence ATGAAAAGTATAGCAGCAACGAAATTTGAATTTCCCGGTCAGACCGGTTTTTACAAGGGAAAAGTGCGTGATGTATATTCCTTTGAAAAAAAATTGGTCATGATCGCCACCGACCGCATTTCAGCTTTTGATGTAATACTGCCCCGCGCAATTCCATATAAAGGACAGGTACTTAACCAGATCGCCGCCCATTTCCTGAATGCCACACGGGATATTGTCCCCAACTGGCTGGAAGAAGTACCAGATCCTAATGTAAGTATTGGTGTTAAGTGTGATGCTTTTGCGGTGGAAATGGTTGTTCGCGGATACCTTGCAGGCCATGCATGGCGGGAATATTCCGCAGGGAAACGAATGCTATGTGGCGTGGCTTTACCCGACGGACTAAGGGAAAATGATAAACTTCCGAGTCCCATCATAACCCCCACTACCAAAGCGCATGAAGGACATGATGAGGATATATCCCGTGAAGCCATATTGGCCAATGGCCTCGTTGGCGAAGAGGATTATGAGCATTTGGAAAGATATAGCCTGGCACTGTTTGCAAGAGGTACCGAAATGGCCGCGGATCAGGGGCTTATACTGGTAGATACAAAGTACGAGTTCGGGAAACGCGACGGGGTGATTTATCTGATAGACGAAATCCATACGCCGGATTCCTCGCGCTATTTTTACCAGGATATTTATGCCGAAAACCAGGCACTCGGGAGATCACAGAAACAGCTTTCTAAGGAGTTTGTACGCGAATGGCTGATACAGAACGGTTTTCAGGGAAGGGATGGTCAGCAGGTTCCTGAAATGACCGATGAGAAAGTACAGGAAATTTCGGACCGTTACATCGAGCTGTTCGAAAAAGTAACAGGTAACAAATTCCAAAAAAACAAACTGGACAATCCGGTGGAACGAATAGAAAAAGCTATTCTGGCAACACTGTGA
- a CDS encoding DNA topoisomerase IB — protein sequence MTAQQVASGSTVPFLIPSGQIKKLRNDPAKTAAAAGLHYIQSANAPGYFRKGRHPRFYYVDDNGQRCADKAQIRRIKSLVLPPAWQSVWISQDPEAHLQATGIDADGRKQYRYHPHWNLIRNQAKYYRLLAFSEVLPALREQVEHDLRRHEPTLEKVTALVIRLMDKTCIRVGNERYRVKHGSAGMTTLDARHATVRGSTIRFLFKGKKGIKQDIVLRDARLARLVKQFKDMPGKRLFKYVNENGGKCALNASQVNAYIRKHTGGNYSAKDFRTWMGTLTAFEFLGTQQKFENQRQFTRIINSCYDTVAGHLGNTRAVCKKYYIHPAVIRAYEHHKIQRFLHKEVGPSAQLTPSEQLLKLLLARPA from the coding sequence ATGACAGCACAGCAGGTTGCATCAGGTTCAACGGTGCCTTTTCTGATTCCTTCGGGACAAATAAAAAAACTACGGAACGATCCCGCCAAAACAGCCGCCGCAGCGGGACTTCATTACATTCAATCCGCCAACGCGCCCGGATATTTTCGTAAGGGCAGGCATCCTCGTTTTTATTATGTGGATGACAACGGCCAACGCTGCGCTGACAAAGCTCAGATCAGGCGGATTAAATCGCTGGTGTTGCCACCGGCCTGGCAAAGCGTGTGGATCAGCCAGGATCCGGAAGCACACCTTCAGGCCACTGGTATTGACGCGGACGGACGCAAGCAATACCGGTACCATCCGCACTGGAACCTGATCAGGAACCAGGCTAAGTATTACAGGCTTCTGGCGTTTTCGGAAGTGTTGCCAGCGTTGCGGGAGCAGGTGGAGCACGACCTCCGCCGTCATGAGCCGACGTTGGAAAAGGTAACGGCGCTGGTGATCAGGCTGATGGATAAAACCTGTATCAGGGTAGGAAACGAAAGGTACAGGGTGAAGCACGGTTCGGCTGGTATGACAACCCTGGATGCCAGGCATGCCACGGTAAGAGGAAGTACCATACGTTTTCTTTTTAAAGGAAAAAAGGGAATTAAGCAGGATATTGTCTTACGGGATGCGCGTCTGGCCCGTCTTGTGAAGCAATTCAAGGATATGCCCGGCAAAAGACTTTTTAAATATGTAAATGAAAACGGCGGAAAATGTGCCCTTAACGCCAGCCAGGTGAATGCGTATATACGGAAACATACCGGTGGGAATTATTCTGCAAAAGATTTCAGAACCTGGATGGGTACCCTGACGGCCTTTGAGTTTCTGGGAACACAGCAAAAATTTGAAAACCAGCGTCAGTTTACCCGTATCATCAATAGCTGTTATGATACTGTGGCGGGGCATCTGGGTAATACACGTGCCGTTTGCAAGAAATACTATATTCACCCGGCCGTGATTAGAGCCTACGAACATCACAAAATCCAGCGATTCCTTCACAAAGAGGTAGGGCCATCAGCACAATTGACTCCCAGTGAGCAGTTGCTTAAGTTGTTGCTGGCTCGTCCGGCTTAG
- a CDS encoding polysaccharide deacetylase family protein — translation MFLHYSPFWLKAIYPRYTWHVPTTEKVLYLTFDDGPIPDITAFVLENLAAYKAKATFFCIGDNVRKHPEIFREVLKAGHSIGNHTFNHMNGWKSDDKEYIANIEACDRQLGLETNLFRPPYGRMKKSQARLLPGKREIVMWDVLSGDFSKEISPELCLQKTTRYTRPGSIILFHDSIKAAPNMQYALPRFLADFSEKGYRFDALPMHKN, via the coding sequence ATGTTTTTGCATTATTCTCCCTTTTGGCTGAAAGCAATATATCCGAGGTATACCTGGCATGTCCCAACAACAGAAAAGGTACTCTATCTTACTTTTGACGATGGTCCTATTCCCGATATCACAGCGTTTGTACTGGAAAACCTTGCCGCATACAAAGCCAAAGCAACGTTCTTCTGTATCGGGGATAATGTCAGAAAACATCCGGAGATCTTCCGTGAGGTACTGAAAGCCGGGCATTCCATTGGCAATCATACCTTCAATCACATGAATGGCTGGAAATCGGACGACAAAGAATATATTGCCAACATCGAAGCATGCGATCGGCAGCTGGGGCTGGAAACCAATCTTTTCAGGCCGCCTTATGGCAGAATGAAAAAGAGTCAGGCAAGGTTGTTGCCGGGTAAAAGGGAAATTGTCATGTGGGATGTACTGAGCGGAGATTTTTCAAAAGAGATAAGTCCGGAATTATGTCTGCAGAAGACGACACGATATACCCGTCCGGGCTCCATCATACTGTTTCATGATAGTATCAAGGCAGCGCCGAACATGCAGTATGCCCTGCCGAGGTTTCTGGCTGATTTTTCGGAAAAAGGGTACCGTTTTGATGCGCTTCCGATGCATAAAAATTAA
- a CDS encoding ferritin-like domain-containing protein — METNSKLVEVLNDLIRINNDRIDGYEKAMDEVEDIDVDLKAIFQKMANESRGNVSELSTEVAALGGEIATGTTGSGKIYRVWMDIKATFTGHDRQSVLESCEYGEDAAQDAYADALASDAEIPANVRQLITDQKAELMESHNLIKGYRDAHKAVNA, encoded by the coding sequence ATGGAAACGAATAGCAAATTAGTCGAGGTATTGAATGATCTGATACGTATCAATAATGACCGTATCGATGGTTACGAGAAAGCAATGGACGAAGTGGAAGACATTGATGTGGACCTGAAAGCAATATTCCAGAAAATGGCAAATGAAAGTCGTGGCAATGTGTCAGAGCTTAGCACGGAGGTAGCGGCTTTGGGCGGGGAAATAGCTACAGGTACCACCGGATCGGGTAAAATATATCGGGTATGGATGGATATCAAGGCAACGTTCACAGGCCATGACAGGCAGTCCGTACTGGAAAGTTGTGAATATGGTGAAGACGCAGCGCAAGACGCTTATGCAGATGCGCTGGCATCGGACGCTGAAATTCCGGCAAATGTGCGCCAGCTGATAACCGATCAGAAGGCAGAGCTAATGGAGTCACATAACCTTATAAAAGGGTACAGGGATGCGCATAAAGCGGTCAATGCCTGA
- the gltB gene encoding glutamate synthase large subunit, translating into MSQMSEPMVENQGLYRPEFEHDACGIGFRANIKGRKSHQIVADAIHMLERMEHRGATGFDPNTGDGAGILIQIPHEYFVDECLKLGFQLPPAGEYGVGMIFFPGKEEMREECRDILNRKIKRLGLQLLGYRKVPTLNNTLGEGSLSVEPFVEQVFIKRPDDITDDLAFERRLYILRQASARLISDTVKGAKKAFYYSSLSCRTISYKGQLTTAQLKYYFPDLENESVVSALAVVHSRFSTNTFPSWELAQPFRYIAHNGEINTVKGNVNWIRAGEKTFSSEFFTKEEMDMILPICDRNQSDSANLDNAIELLHLSGRSLPHVMMMLVPEAWDGNEQMDPARKAFYEYHAAIMEPWDGPASISFTDGKMVGATLDRNGLRPSRYWVLDDDTIIMASEAGVLEVDQSRVVTKGRLQPGRMFIVDMEQGRIIPDEEVKAAVCSAQPYQQWIEENKLQLEELEAPIRTYRPYEENALLKRQVAFGYTSEDLRMILAPMSQSGAEAIGSMGTDVPLAVLSEQSQHMSSYFKQLFAQVTNPPIDSIRERAIMSLISFVGATENILTETPLHCRQISLPHPVLTVHEFDKLRFVDKSGFQAKTINTYFRADQGGKALERALERICRYAVDAIEDGFEILILSDRAIDSDHAPIPSLLATATIHHHLIREGLRGKVGLLVEAGDVWETHHFATLIGYGASGVCPYMAFETLSHMNSKGMIEPGFTDDKLHYNYIKAVNKELLKIFSKMGISTLQSYQGAQIFECVGLNKDVVDRYFTGTISRISGMGISEIAREILVRHKVAYHETPDKHPKLEVGGFYQWKQRGEAHIFNPQTVHLLQQSTRNNSYEQFKKFSKLIDDQSHKALTLRGLLKFKKGNPIPLSEVEPVENIFKRFATGAMSFGSISWEAHTTLAIAMNRIGGKSNSGEGGEDELRYNKLPNGDSMNSQIKQVASGRFGVTSHYLSNAGELQIKTAQGAKPGEGGQLPGFKVDDWIGRTRHSTPGVGLISPPPHHDIYSIEDLAQLIYDLKNANRAARISVKLVSEAGVGTVASGVAKAHADHILISGYDGGTGASPLSSIRHAGLPWELGLAETHQTLVKNKLRGRVTVQADGQLRTGRDLAVAALLGAEEWGVATAALVAAGCIMMRKCHLNTCPVGVATQRKELRALFSGKPEHVVNMFTFMAEELREIMAQLGFRTVNEMVGQAQYLELRNDIKHWKYKNLNFDAILYKEGDISVAQFKQEEQDHGIAEVLDWDLIKGAAAALENKEEVYGEFPINNLNRAVGTMLSNEISKKYGGPGLPKGTIHYKFNGTAGQSFGAFNTSGLRLELEGDANDYFGKGLCGAELIVYPDRDSKFKPEENIIIGNVAFYGATSGDAYIRGTAGERFCVRNSGAKVVVEGVGDHGCEYMTGGLAIILGETGRNFAAGMSGGVAYVLDKAGDFAEKVNKEMVTLEALNEEDQGILKEFLERHFQYTTSNVAFQLIQNWEQSVKQFVKVLPDDFKKALDSRSITLAQQIADKNVVYQDIVVDVEHL; encoded by the coding sequence ATGTCGCAAATGTCTGAACCAATGGTAGAAAATCAAGGGCTGTATCGTCCTGAATTTGAGCACGATGCATGTGGGATAGGTTTCCGTGCTAACATTAAAGGCCGTAAGTCACACCAGATTGTGGCTGATGCCATACACATGTTGGAACGTATGGAACACAGGGGAGCTACCGGTTTTGACCCTAATACGGGAGATGGCGCAGGTATATTGATTCAAATTCCCCACGAATACTTTGTGGATGAATGTCTGAAATTAGGATTTCAGCTTCCTCCTGCGGGAGAATATGGCGTTGGGATGATATTCTTTCCTGGTAAGGAAGAGATGCGTGAAGAGTGCCGTGATATTCTGAACCGTAAAATCAAGCGCCTAGGCCTGCAGTTGCTGGGATATCGTAAAGTACCCACGCTTAATAACACATTGGGTGAAGGATCTCTCTCGGTGGAGCCATTTGTTGAGCAGGTATTTATTAAACGTCCGGACGACATTACCGATGATCTCGCTTTTGAACGCAGGCTGTATATCCTGCGCCAGGCTTCTGCAAGGTTGATATCTGATACGGTAAAAGGGGCGAAGAAAGCATTTTATTACTCGTCGTTATCTTGCCGTACCATCTCTTATAAAGGCCAGCTTACAACTGCCCAGCTAAAATATTATTTCCCTGACCTTGAAAATGAGTCGGTCGTATCTGCCCTGGCGGTAGTTCACTCCCGTTTCTCAACCAATACATTCCCATCGTGGGAACTTGCCCAGCCGTTCAGATACATTGCGCACAACGGTGAGATTAACACTGTGAAGGGCAACGTGAACTGGATACGGGCCGGTGAAAAAACTTTTTCTTCCGAGTTTTTTACAAAGGAAGAAATGGATATGATCCTGCCCATCTGCGATAGAAACCAGTCGGATTCTGCAAATTTGGATAATGCCATTGAACTGCTTCATTTGTCCGGACGTTCGCTTCCGCATGTCATGATGATGCTGGTGCCGGAAGCCTGGGACGGAAATGAGCAGATGGACCCGGCCCGGAAAGCATTCTACGAATACCATGCCGCTATTATGGAGCCATGGGATGGCCCGGCTTCCATTTCCTTTACGGATGGAAAAATGGTGGGAGCTACGCTGGACCGGAACGGATTGCGCCCTTCGCGCTATTGGGTACTGGATGATGATACCATCATCATGGCCTCCGAAGCGGGTGTGCTGGAAGTGGATCAGTCCCGTGTTGTAACGAAGGGGCGTCTCCAGCCTGGGCGTATGTTTATTGTAGATATGGAGCAGGGGCGGATTATCCCGGATGAGGAAGTGAAAGCAGCGGTATGTTCCGCACAGCCTTACCAGCAATGGATTGAAGAAAATAAACTTCAGCTCGAGGAACTTGAAGCGCCGATCCGTACTTACCGGCCCTACGAGGAAAATGCATTATTGAAACGTCAGGTTGCTTTTGGATATACTTCCGAAGACCTGCGCATGATACTGGCTCCGATGTCCCAGTCGGGAGCGGAGGCCATCGGGTCGATGGGAACGGATGTTCCGCTGGCGGTCCTATCAGAGCAAAGCCAGCACATGTCGAGTTATTTCAAGCAGCTTTTTGCACAGGTAACCAACCCGCCGATCGACTCGATCCGGGAGCGGGCGATTATGTCGCTGATCTCTTTTGTAGGAGCAACTGAAAACATTCTGACCGAAACACCGCTTCATTGCCGCCAGATATCTCTGCCGCATCCGGTGCTGACGGTTCATGAGTTTGATAAACTTCGTTTTGTAGATAAAAGTGGTTTTCAGGCTAAAACAATAAATACTTACTTCCGTGCCGATCAGGGCGGAAAAGCCTTGGAGCGTGCGCTGGAACGTATCTGCCGTTATGCCGTAGATGCCATCGAAGACGGGTTTGAGATACTGATACTGTCGGATCGTGCCATTGATTCCGATCATGCGCCGATTCCTTCACTGCTTGCTACGGCCACCATCCATCACCATCTGATCCGTGAAGGGTTAAGGGGTAAAGTAGGATTGCTGGTAGAAGCAGGTGACGTTTGGGAAACCCACCATTTTGCAACACTGATCGGATACGGCGCATCAGGGGTATGCCCTTATATGGCGTTTGAAACGTTGAGCCATATGAATTCCAAGGGGATGATCGAGCCCGGCTTTACAGACGACAAACTGCATTATAATTATATCAAAGCTGTTAACAAGGAACTACTGAAGATTTTCTCGAAAATGGGAATTTCTACCTTGCAGTCGTACCAGGGCGCGCAGATATTCGAATGTGTAGGTCTGAACAAAGATGTGGTTGACCGCTATTTTACGGGAACAATATCCAGGATAAGCGGGATGGGTATCTCTGAAATTGCGAGGGAAATTTTGGTTCGCCATAAAGTGGCATACCACGAAACCCCTGATAAGCATCCAAAACTGGAAGTAGGAGGGTTTTATCAGTGGAAGCAGCGCGGAGAAGCACATATTTTTAATCCGCAGACTGTCCATTTGTTACAACAGTCTACCAGAAATAACAGTTACGAACAGTTTAAGAAGTTCTCCAAACTTATTGATGATCAGAGCCATAAGGCGCTTACATTGAGAGGTCTTCTGAAATTCAAAAAAGGTAATCCAATACCTCTTTCTGAGGTGGAACCTGTTGAGAATATTTTCAAGCGCTTTGCCACAGGTGCAATGTCGTTTGGGTCGATATCCTGGGAAGCACATACCACACTGGCCATCGCAATGAACCGCATCGGTGGTAAGTCCAACTCCGGAGAAGGGGGTGAAGATGAACTGCGGTACAATAAATTGCCAAATGGCGACAGCATGAACTCGCAGATCAAGCAAGTCGCTTCGGGCCGTTTCGGGGTGACAAGCCATTACCTGAGCAACGCGGGCGAACTGCAGATCAAAACGGCGCAGGGTGCCAAGCCAGGCGAAGGAGGGCAGTTGCCAGGTTTCAAGGTCGACGACTGGATTGGCCGTACACGTCATTCCACACCGGGTGTGGGATTAATTTCTCCGCCTCCCCACCACGATATTTACTCGATCGAAGATTTAGCGCAGCTGATCTACGACTTGAAAAATGCAAACCGTGCGGCGCGTATCAGTGTGAAGCTGGTATCCGAAGCAGGTGTGGGAACGGTGGCATCCGGAGTTGCCAAAGCACACGCTGATCATATCCTGATCTCGGGTTATGATGGCGGAACAGGCGCATCTCCGTTGAGTTCGATTCGTCATGCCGGATTACCCTGGGAACTTGGACTGGCCGAAACGCATCAGACCCTGGTGAAGAATAAATTAAGAGGAAGAGTTACCGTTCAGGCGGATGGCCAGCTGCGTACCGGCCGGGACCTTGCTGTGGCTGCCCTTCTGGGTGCTGAGGAATGGGGTGTTGCCACGGCGGCGTTGGTGGCTGCTGGCTGTATCATGATGCGCAAATGCCACCTGAACACTTGTCCCGTCGGTGTTGCCACGCAGCGTAAAGAACTACGTGCACTGTTCTCAGGGAAACCTGAGCATGTGGTGAACATGTTCACTTTCATGGCAGAGGAACTCCGTGAAATTATGGCCCAGCTTGGATTCCGCACCGTGAATGAGATGGTCGGCCAGGCACAATACCTAGAGCTGCGTAATGATATCAAACATTGGAAATACAAGAACCTCAATTTCGACGCCATACTTTATAAAGAAGGAGATATCTCGGTGGCTCAGTTCAAACAGGAAGAACAGGATCACGGTATTGCAGAGGTACTGGACTGGGACCTGATCAAAGGTGCAGCGGCTGCTCTGGAAAACAAGGAAGAGGTATATGGTGAGTTCCCGATCAATAACCTGAACCGGGCTGTGGGTACGATGCTTTCCAACGAAATCTCCAAGAAATACGGTGGCCCAGGTTTACCTAAGGGTACTATCCATTATAAATTCAATGGAACAGCGGGACAAAGTTTCGGGGCTTTCAATACCTCGGGGCTGCGGCTGGAATTGGAAGGAGATGCCAATGACTATTTTGGAAAAGGTCTTTGTGGAGCAGAACTTATTGTGTACCCCGACCGGGATTCGAAGTTTAAACCAGAGGAAAATATCATCATAGGTAATGTGGCATTCTACGGGGCTACATCGGGTGATGCTTATATCAGAGGTACTGCAGGTGAACGTTTCTGTGTCCGTAACTCCGGAGCTAAGGTAGTGGTAGAAGGGGTAGGAGATCATGGCTGCGAGTACATGACGGGCGGTCTGGCAATTATCCTGGGAGAAACCGGGCGCAATTTCGCGGCAGGTATGTCGGGAGGTGTGGCTTATGTGCTGGATAAAGCGGGTGATTTTGCTGAGAAGGTCAATAAGGAAATGGTTACCCTGGAAGCATTGAATGAAGAAGATCAGGGTATACTGAAAGAGTTTCTGGAAAGACATTTCCAGTATACCACCAGCAATGTAGCGTTCCAGCTGATCCAGAACTGGGAACAATCTGTAAAACAGTTTGTAAAAGTACTGCCTGACGATTTCAAGAAAGCTTTGGATAGCCGCAGTATCACACTTGCTCAGCAGATTGCAGACAAAAATGTTGTGTATCAGGATATTGTTGTGGATGTGGAACATCTGTAA
- a CDS encoding DUF4142 domain-containing protein yields the protein MKKITLSSFILASALLFSACNNSQKEDSKELAEEQNEQKFDDTNLEDDTEFAVAAAEGSMLEVKLGELAQTNGAAQSVKDFGKTMVADHSKANEELSALAKQKNITLPMSLSDEKQKDFDKLAEKKGKDFDKDYAAFMVDDHEKDVREFEKTAKDAKDPDIKAWAGGKVSTLQHHLEMAKTVKDGLK from the coding sequence ATGAAAAAGATCACATTAAGTTCATTTATATTGGCCAGTGCCTTGCTTTTTTCTGCCTGTAACAATTCCCAAAAAGAAGACTCAAAAGAATTAGCCGAAGAGCAGAACGAGCAAAAATTTGATGATACCAATCTGGAGGATGATACCGAATTTGCGGTAGCTGCCGCAGAGGGAAGTATGCTGGAAGTTAAGCTTGGAGAGCTTGCGCAAACCAACGGTGCGGCACAATCTGTGAAGGATTTTGGTAAAACCATGGTGGCTGATCATTCCAAGGCCAACGAGGAACTGTCAGCGCTTGCCAAGCAAAAGAACATTACCTTACCCATGAGTCTCAGTGATGAAAAACAAAAAGATTTTGACAAACTGGCTGAGAAAAAAGGCAAGGATTTTGACAAAGACTATGCTGCCTTTATGGTAGATGATCATGAAAAGGATGTTCGGGAATTTGAGAAAACTGCGAAAGACGCCAAGGATCCTGATATAAAAGCGTGGGCTGGCGGCAAAGTATCGACGCTGCAGCATCACCTGGAAATGGCGAAAACCGTGAAGGACGGACTGAAATAA